The Candidatus Phaeomarinobacter ectocarpi genome includes a region encoding these proteins:
- a CDS encoding EthD domain-containing protein, translating to MIKLIFCLHRLPGLSAEAFREYWWTKHAPLVKERAPALKIARYVQSHGMETPLDGAMQASRDAQPKYDGFAELCWESEDDLNFAMSDEAALKAGAELLADERKFIDLKRSSLTFVRERSVVG from the coding sequence ATGATCAAATTGATATTCTGCCTCCACCGGCTCCCGGGTCTCTCAGCGGAGGCCTTTCGGGAATACTGGTGGACAAAACACGCGCCCCTCGTGAAAGAACGCGCTCCGGCGCTCAAAATTGCGCGCTATGTGCAATCCCACGGCATGGAGACACCTTTGGACGGTGCCATGCAGGCCTCTCGCGACGCCCAGCCGAAATACGATGGTTTCGCGGAACTGTGCTGGGAGAGCGAAGACGATCTCAACTTCGCCATGTCCGATGAAGCAGCCCTGAAAGCAGGAGCGGAACTTCTCGCAGATGAAAGAAAATTCATCGACCTGAAGCGCTCCTCCCTCACCTTCGTGCGCGAACGGTCCGTCGTCGGCTAG
- a CDS encoding succinylglutamate desuccinylase/aspartoacylase family protein, which produces MPDKKKTSRAPLVIAGTTIKAGTREVVDLPLSMMSDHTPATLSIQAIHGKQDGPTVFVSAAIHGDEILGVEIVRRLIRAPALRRISGTVLLVPIVNMFGFISHSRYLPDRRDLNRSFPGSPTGSLAARLAHLFMEEVVERSEYGIDLHTAAINRVNLPQIRIDMRDKRAHKLADAFSPPVIVDSALREGSLRHAAGDKGVPVMVFEAGEGLRFDETAIRVGVKGVLNVLRHLGMTGRHHSVPPLEKPLPPSSIATKSAWIRATEGGIARIHCKVGQFVKSGSLIGVISDPFGIRDTEMFAQRDGLVIGRSNLPIVNQGDALVHIAAIPKAAAEGADLDTIEEAFDGDPLFDEDEIL; this is translated from the coding sequence GTGCCTGACAAAAAAAAGACCTCTCGCGCACCATTGGTGATCGCAGGAACCACAATAAAGGCAGGCACGCGCGAGGTTGTTGATCTGCCACTGAGCATGATGTCGGACCACACGCCTGCAACGCTCTCCATTCAGGCAATCCACGGTAAGCAGGACGGCCCGACTGTTTTTGTAAGCGCCGCGATCCATGGGGACGAAATTCTTGGGGTGGAGATTGTGCGGCGGCTCATCCGTGCGCCCGCGCTGCGTCGAATATCGGGCACTGTACTGTTGGTTCCGATAGTCAACATGTTCGGCTTCATCAGTCACAGTCGCTATCTGCCGGACAGGCGCGATCTGAACAGATCATTTCCAGGCAGTCCGACGGGATCACTTGCCGCGCGGCTGGCGCATCTGTTCATGGAAGAAGTCGTGGAGCGCTCCGAATACGGAATTGATCTACATACAGCCGCGATCAATCGGGTGAATCTGCCGCAAATCCGTATCGATATGAGAGACAAGCGGGCCCACAAACTGGCGGATGCCTTTTCTCCACCAGTGATCGTCGACTCAGCCTTGCGTGAAGGCTCACTGCGCCATGCCGCGGGCGACAAAGGTGTTCCCGTCATGGTTTTCGAGGCCGGAGAGGGGTTGAGGTTTGATGAGACGGCGATCCGAGTTGGTGTCAAAGGTGTGTTGAACGTGCTTCGGCATCTGGGCATGACCGGAAGGCATCATTCCGTTCCGCCCTTGGAGAAGCCTCTGCCTCCCTCATCCATCGCCACCAAAAGTGCCTGGATACGTGCAACGGAGGGAGGCATCGCTCGTATTCATTGCAAGGTTGGACAGTTCGTTAAATCGGGAAGCCTGATTGGGGTGATTTCTGACCCGTTCGGCATTCGAGACACAGAAATGTTTGCTCAGCGCGACGGGCTTGTAATCGGACGCAGCAACCTGCCTATCGTCAACCAAGGCGATGCGCTTGTGCATATCGCCGCCATCCCCAAAGCGGCAGCTGAGGGGGCCGATCTCGATACAATTGAAGAAGCCTTTGATGGCGACCCATTGTTTGACGAGGATGAAATCCTCTAG